The DNA segment atggcttggatgcaatcccatggaaatttctcgcacccggaaggtaaggtagtcgtttttcattaatggttcattaatgcaaagtttggtttttatttcctttggacaacttccaacggccaatacttgataagcttttggatttctatccattagttatctcctacgagctattggaaggtgaggttttcaattccaagttttgcattaatccgttagaaccaatttcaatggccattgaaaggtgagtttatcacctggaatgactttgagttgccaatatttggtaagcttttggctttagaccattagttatctcttacgagccattcaaaggaagtctaaggtgaataaccattgatgaaattcactaccatctgttttgccattttaaaggattaaaacttgatttgctaaatccataccggttcgggaagcaagcatcaccatagttgcaaccccaacgcgaggagcctatcctgagatttacaatttgcataagagccagagcatagctatcctatctttgagaaacttgtttttacaccctttcattttagtctttaatgttagcttagattagtttaaatctttctaaaacatttatatcttcttttaaagctaacatccataataaaatcacctattttcctaatttgaatatcacttgtgtttgcgaaaacccttcccagtgaacaatcctagaaccactatgctatagtagcttggctactttagtaatagtattcaaggtataaattttgttgatacgcctttaaagctaagctaccatgagtcgaatcagtgATGAATGATAATTGGTCTCGGTTTTCTTTGTTGTTAATGTCTCTAGGTAATACAATCCATCATGCTGCTTACCAAAACCAATCATCCTCCTCGTAGCCAGATCTTGCAAAACACACCAATGAGAGAAAAATGTTACTGAACAATTCAGGCCTCTTGTTAGACGACTAACTGACATTAAATCGACTTTGAATGTAGGTACACATAATACATCATGCAAATAATAAATAGAGTTTAGCGGCAAGGACCCCTTGGCGACAATGTTAGCCTTTTCTCCACTAGGTAACAATATTGGAGGCAATGAAATATCTTTATCTTTACACAAAAAAAACTTTGGAGATGAAGAGATGGTCTATTGCGCCGCTGTCGATGATCCAACGATGTGAAGAAATTTTAAACAAACTGGGTTTTGCTACAACTGCATTTGCCTAAGAACTTGTACCTCCATCTTTGTCATTCAGAAGGGACATGAGCTGTTGAAGTTGTACTTCTGAGATTCCAATCAACACCGACTTCCCATCATCTTTCTTTGCACCATCAAGAAACTTGATTAGCCACAAAAGTGTTCTTGTGGTGGTTAAAATTAGAACATGTTCTTGCCTTTGGGTGTCCTGGAGGATATCTATGCAGCTAATAACACTTCTCGACAAAGTGTCCCATTTCCCCACAATAAGTTAATTGAGGTCGCCCTCTGGAAGATCCCGGACGATGTTTGTTTTGATCAAACCGTCATGAATCTGGTGAACCGCTGTAGAAGCGGTTTGAACGATCTAACCTTGCGTTCCCAGTAGAGTTGTTCTTCATTTGATTGCTCCTTACGACCATGGCAGTGCTGGAGTTAGACTCTACAGCTGTGTGTGTCGTGCTAAGAAGCCTTTATCTTTCTTCTTGGCACACAGAGGAGTATGCTTGATGGATAGAGGGAAGAGAATTCATGAGAAGTATCTGCCCACGAATTGCATTGTAGGATTCATTCAACCCCATTAGAAATTGCATCAATCTTTGTTGATCCTACTATGCTCCGCTTGATGCATCATTGTACGAGGCCAGTTCATCCCACAAGCTCTTGAGTTTTGTGTAGTAAACCGAGATAGAAAGCTGCTCTTGTCGATGGTAGGCAATTTCTCGTTGGATCTCAAATATGTGAGGTGCATTGCTTTGAGAGAATCGCTCACGAAGATCTTCCCAAACCTCATGAGCGGTTGCATAATAGATTAGAGAGTGAAATTTTAGGATTGAGAGTGTTGACGATCCAGGAATGCACCATATCATTGCAACGTGACCAAGTTGCATAGTCATCAGGATGAGTTTCTTCCAAAGGCACCTTGATGATGTCATTGACAAAATCCAATTTGTTCTTGGCATTTAAAGCCAAGGTCATGGCTCTGCGCCAAGCTGAGTAGTTATCTCCATTCAAAGGTTTggaaatcaaaaccaaacctGGATGATCTGAGTGATGAGTGAAATAAGGATTTGAGAGATCAGACTTTGATGCATCTGATGGAGGGACAAAGGAATCGACttgtttttttgtctttgatGAGCCTGGTTTTGATGTTCCAGAAGAGGTAGGATTCATTTTATCAACCATGGTGGCCAAAGGATGAGAGATTGTTGTAAGAGAAAGTAAAGTGCGACTATAATAGAGTCGGGATTTTAgtccttgctctgataccatgaaaagaagaagaattggctGAATTGAATTTCATTGATGTCAATTGATGTATTTATACAAGTAAACTTTGGTTACACGTTAGTCTCTCCTATAATTAAGCTATCACCAATCAATCTAACTACAATCTAGGAATACAAAGGGGAAATTGTTATATATAGAATATATcttctttatatagaagatttGCTAGATTAATTTCCTAACACCTTCAACTATAAACAAGTTTCAATATGAAGAGAATTTCCCTTATCCGATTTAAGTTGCCTATTTATTCTATCAAGACATCTTTTCAACAATATAGATCAACATTCAATTCACTTGATATGTGATCAAATCCAAATTAACCGCCTACACAACCTGACTACAGATTCAGCAATTAACAACAGAGGCTAGGAACCCAACCATGGGATCTACAACTGCAAACTACAACCAATAAAATAGATATAGGAAACAATTATTGTCAGAATCAAAGGATAAATGAAATAAGGCTACACTGTGGTGAGAAAGAATATGAACACATGTTCCATTGAGCCCATTTGATATAACATTAGACATGTCCCAATGGATCAAATGTCATTGGCAAAGACATCAAAAGTATGACGAAGAAGAGGAAGTCTAGTAGTAATCATTAATATAAACTAGTCTATGATGCAAATTAATGTGGAATATTGTCTTGACCTTACAAAttcttctaaatttaattttttttaaaaacacaaataatGACTTTCATTATTGGATCATACCTTAGCAATTTCATTTCCCCACGTAAAATCTTCTGACATAATCTTTAAGTACTTGGTCACACATTGTAGCTAGAGTTCATGTATGGACGAGTGTGAGTTAATAATAGGCATCAAATGGAACCTGTCCCTTGAAGTCTAAGACTTCCTTTTTAGGTCTAACACCATTCATTATATAGCCTAAAGAACTGGAAAACTAACATATTCAGCAATGTAATGAGATATAGTTGGCATATGCAAGTAATAAGCAATGCCAGTTTGTATCACCAAGAAAAGAGGAATGCACCCTatcaaatgagaaagaaattatgaaaaatatagtgCAATCCTGCATATCAGAGAAAACACTCCTGCACATTGAATAAATACCGGGTACTTTACCCAAAACCTTACGCATTTCAATGTTGTTTAAAATCTGAGCCATAGAAATAGATAAACAATCAAAACAGACAATGATAAAGAAAGAACCAACATTATAATTTGTATCCACATATGCATTAAAAGGCATAGTCAACACCTGATATTTGGCACCAAATGCAAAAACTGGTCAGTAACTCTACAACCATTGAGACTATCAACTGTTTGCTCATTGCATTCACTGGTATCTGAGCCTTGTGCAATATCTAAGTCCTGCACCAGAGTAAcatgttagaaaagaaatagtaAATGTGCTGCACCAGAGTATTTGTTAAGCCTCCATAACATTGTGACATCAAAATGTACTTAAAAAGAAGATTTAGAGTCTTATATTCCTATTTTTCCAAAAGAAGATCGAGCAGGCCTCAAGTATCAGCTTTAGCTGAGGCAGGTGATGAAAGTATTCAAGTGCAGCCTTCAGAAATTCAAAACCACACCCTTTGTGCCCTTTTAGGCATCAGCATGGTGCATATACCTCATGTCAATAATTCAAACTTTTCGAAATGCCtaactttatatttatttatttatttttgttcatttcattATGTAACAATTGCTCTCcatgtttctttttcatttgctCAATAAATGCTATATCTCTTTGATATACCATGTTTTGTTATCGGTATACAACCTTGATAAAATGAATTTGACACCAAACTAATCATATTTTGTTATTCGTTCGAGTTTTccttattaaattgattttcaatattcttttaattattGCTATTTTGTATAAGACTCAAATATTCAGAGGAACAGATCAAGGGAACCTCTAAATTCGGCTTCCATTTTCATCCAACCTCATCAATACAACTCATGCCTTGACTAATAGGTTTCCCCTCATAATAACACTTTGAACCTGACCACACAACTATTGTGATTCTGATGACCCCTAATACCATCTCGTCGGTATTTCCTTAAGACCAGACATCAAAGAGCAATTATGAAGTGTTATAAAATGCCATCAAGAACAAGATACTTCTATCATATGGTTAAAGGTCATCTGATATGTTGTTATTGGACCATCAGTAACACATGTTTAACCATCAATGCATTGGTCAGAGTTGATGAAGaccaaaaaagaattaattgttTGAAATCAGTTATCTGGCCACCTGAGAACACCTCTCTAAGAGATCAAGATGTTGGAAATCAGATCATAACTTACATCTCAATCTGTTTGAGCATCATAGAGtttctgtttttcaaaacaagcAATTCAGCTTAGAATGGTAGGCCTAACAAATTTTCCTTGATAAGATCCAGTGATTCCATTATAAAATTTACCATCCCAATCTCTAGCTCTCAACCCTCCATGTACATCTAACCCTACATGGCCCATAATCCCTCATTAGTCCAGAACCACATTACTCCTCTGGGGGTTTAGCTCTCCTCTATTGTCAACAGAAACCTAAAAATGTGGTGGAACTGTATGAAAATGGAAATGTTTTGGGTTTGCTGAATGAAAACAAGGTGTTTGTCATCACCAAATGCTGAAGCAAGTCAAGAGCTGCTTAAGGCACACAGTTTAATCATAACATCATGGATATTTCCTTGGCGCGTTTGAGTCAGCAAGGTCGTGTAAAAGAAGGGTTGAAAATATAAGTTTTCAGCATCAACTAAAAGCATAacaacttttcttttctctttattttttatttttttttataaatgacaTGACAGCATAATAGTATCAACATGAAACAGGTTTACATCAGATACTTCCATGAAATCCATATAGAACAATGGGTGAAAGCCAATCAAAACTCCAAGCAATATAAGCTAGCACAAGTTTCCCAAGTTCTGAGTttagaagaaaatagaaataattgaaatttccCTATACACTGATGCAACATCAAAATAGAGTTTATTTGCTGTTACAAAATTATGATGCTGAAAGCCCTAATTCCTCTCCAAATTCATACTTCAACTTCATATTTCTGAAAAAGATAGGGCATCAAATAACATCAAGATGGAATATCCCAGGAAATCAGATCCATCGATGAtgtcaaataatatttgaagcATAATCCACCGTCCTAAATGGTCCATTATAGAAGCAGTATCCATAAACATGATTGATGGTAAGAATTTAAATCAGAACCATTTCAGGAAATTCCTAATAAAATCCTACAGAGTTCAATATTGCTGATGGCCCACATTTTCATCAATGAATCTCATCATTTCATAAAATCTACCAAACACTAGTGAACTGATTTCAGGGAAAAGAAATTAATTGGTACATCTTGAGAACAAATAACAACAGGATAAAGATCAGAAACACTAGGAAAGCAGGTTTCAACTGGAAAAATACTATACAACAAGAACACCACTGTGGTTCTGCCAGTTATTTTTGTGCCAACTTTTACCAGCAACTTCATGCAGTTCAGAAAGTCAGCCAATGGTTCCATGCCATTTCAAGAACAGAGCAGCATTAGTCTCAAGTAACTCACACCCACTGCCTATCAGATTTAACAGGATCTCTTCTCTTAACCCTTTTTTTCATCATCTCTGCCCACCTTGCAAAGACATTGGATACTTCAAACTTACCTTCAAACTTCATCTTTCGAGCCAACTCCTCAAGTATGTCAGGTTTTCCAGCTCTAGAGAAATCAGCTGCAAACTTGTTGTAGTCAAGTTGAGGAGCTTTCATTCCTTTCTCTATCATTTCCTCTAGATATCTACAAGCCTCTTCAGATCTTCCATGCCTTATCAACCCACCTATGAAAACAATATAGGAATTATCATCTGGACAACACCCTTTCCGACCCATCTCCTCCCAAACTGCACAACCCATCTCATAATTTCTCGTATAGAAATAGGATTTCATCATCATGTTGTAAGTGTGCAATGTCGATTGAATACCATTCTGAATCATCTTCTTATAAATCCGAACTGCGTCATCTGGCATTTGGCGATTGGTCATCAACTTAATCAGTGCATTATAGGTTCGTCCATCAGCAGGGCAGCCCTTTTCTTTCATCTCCTTCAACAGAGCATACACCTTGTCCATCTTCTTCTGGTTGCCAAAACCCGTAATCAAACAAGTGTAAACTGCAGCATCTGGTTGGCACCCTGAATCAACCATCTCATCAAAATATTCAACAGCTTCTTGCATCTTCATTTGTTTGCATAAATCCCTGATCAAAATAGTATAGGTTCTAACATTGGGTGATGGGCCCTTTGCCTTCATAACCTCAAACAGCTTAATTGCATCAGACTTCTTCTTACACTTCAACAACCCCTCAAGCATAGTATGATGCGCAATAATGTCAGGTTTAAAACCCTTGTCAATCATCTCATTCCATGTCCTCCCCGCCTCCACTAAATTCTTTATCCTACACCAACCATTCAGCAAAACTGTGTAAGTCCTTAAATTTGGAGTAAACCTATCTTCCAACTTCTCAAATAAAGCTTGGGCTTCCTTTCCAAGCTTCGCCCTTCCAAGATTATCAAGCAAGCAATTAATAGTATCGACCCCTGCATCAAAGTTGTATCTCTTCATCAACTCAAAGACTCCAACTGCTTTCTTTCGCTCTTTTGCTGCAGCAAAAGCTTTAATTGCAATTGAGAACGTCTCCATTGTAAGAAGACCTTTCTCACCCATTTCCCCCAGCATCCCCATCATACTTTCAAACTGCCTAGTTCTTCCAAGCACACTCATCATCGCGTTATACGTCCTCGAATTGTGGGTGAACCCCGCCTTCTGCCCCGCCCAACAGAAAAACCGAAATGCTGGCTTCCTAGCATGCTTAAACCTTTCCAACACACCCACAACCAAAGCATGTGATAAATCTACGTTACATTCATCTAAAACCGCCTCCATATTCCTATCCAACGCAAACAATTCATCGATCACCCTGCATACCCTACTTACCTCTTCAGGATCCGCGCCCGAATTAACATTCACCTCATCAAAATCACCCCCAACATTCTCATCGCCATCGGTTTCAGGATCAGAATCTGTTTCGCCCTGCGAAACCCTAGAAAAACCCCTAGATTTCTCTTCGGTATCTGCACCAGAATTAACCAAAGCACCATCATAATCACCCACACCATTGTCACCAACATCACCATCA comes from the Vitis vinifera cultivar Pinot Noir 40024 chromosome 12, ASM3070453v1 genome and includes:
- the LOC100253720 gene encoding pentatricopeptide repeat-containing protein At3g62470, mitochondrial gives rise to the protein MSRIFRKSSKPTALPSLCTHPLGPQPQLFCAGNHGFLPLSAGHTGQRRLGGQQVRLLDGLSLSLSRLLQYSLHCRHHRPHCEVPPLLPHPSSLCLPHPQVLAPNSTPSLLGSPQFLGSFSRGFARALGGDQHSDPEPDGDVGDNGVGDYDGALVNSGADTEEKSRGFSRVSQGETDSDPETDGDENVGGDFDEVNVNSGADPEEVSRVCRVIDELFALDRNMEAVLDECNVDLSHALVVGVLERFKHARKPAFRFFCWAGQKAGFTHNSRTYNAMMSVLGRTRQFESMMGMLGEMGEKGLLTMETFSIAIKAFAAAKERKKAVGVFELMKRYNFDAGVDTINCLLDNLGRAKLGKEAQALFEKLEDRFTPNLRTYTVLLNGWCRIKNLVEAGRTWNEMIDKGFKPDIIAHHTMLEGLLKCKKKSDAIKLFEVMKAKGPSPNVRTYTILIRDLCKQMKMQEAVEYFDEMVDSGCQPDAAVYTCLITGFGNQKKMDKVYALLKEMKEKGCPADGRTYNALIKLMTNRQMPDDAVRIYKKMIQNGIQSTLHTYNMMMKSYFYTRNYEMGCAVWEEMGRKGCCPDDNSYIVFIGGLIRHGRSEEACRYLEEMIEKGMKAPQLDYNKFAADFSRAGKPDILEELARKMKFEGKFEVSNVFARWAEMMKKRVKRRDPVKSDRQWV